A genomic window from Lycium barbarum isolate Lr01 chromosome 4, ASM1917538v2, whole genome shotgun sequence includes:
- the LOC132635498 gene encoding protein NUCLEAR FUSION DEFECTIVE 4-like: MAGHESRKWMILVATIWIQAFTGTNFDFSAYSSELKAVLGISQVQLNYLATASDLGKALGWSSGLALMYMPLWSVMFVAAFMGLFGYGIQWLVLLDLISLPYFVVCFLCLLAGCSITWFNTVCFVLCIKNFPSNRPLALALTVSFNGVSAALYNLAAISIKPSSTQVYLLLNAFIPFITSLAALVPILRQPPVNPLPSDAIKHEQLIFVVLNFLAVITGLYLLFVHSTDSSTARVIFAGAILLLVLPLGIPGIIYARDWSHHKIFSSFTLEGSGFLLVDADDLEFHKELSRENSQITVTSYGDGPTLTLSLTRIIGAGGASDEGCCGKIIGKDQLFMLGEEHKAGLLVKRLDFWLYYLAYFCGGTIGLVYSNNLGQIAQSLGHSSMTSTLITLYSSFSFFGRLLSAAPDFIRPKLYFARTGWLAIALIPTPIAFFLVAASGKEVALQAGTAVIGLSSGFIFAAAVSITSELFGPKSVGVNHNILITNIPIGSLVYGFLAALIYDNNATFSIQMMTDSAVCMGRKCYLSTFLWWGCLALLGLVSSVLLFLRTRTAYDRFEQNRRTNLLD; encoded by the exons ATGGCAGGACATGAATCAAGAAAATGGATGATTTTAGTGGCAACCATATGGATTCAAGCATTCACTGGAACCAACTTCGACTTCTCAGCTTACTCGTCGGAattgaaggctgttttgggaatttCACAGGTGCAGTTGAACTACCTGGCAACAGCATCCGATCTAGGAAAAGCGTTGGGATGGTCCTCAGGGTTGGCTCTGATGTATATGCCGTTGTGGTCCGTCATGTTCGTGGCTGCTTTCATGGGATTATTTGGTTATGGGATACAATGGCTTGTCCTTCTTGACCTCATTTCCTTGCCTTATTTTGTT GTATGTTTCCTTTGCTTGTTAGCTGGATGCAGCATCACTTGGTTCAATACTGTTTGTTTTGTTCTCTGCATAAAGAACTTTCCTTCTAACAGACCATTAGCACTTGCACTCACTGTAAGTTTCAATGGAGTTAGTGCAGCCTTATACAACCTTGCTGCAATTTCTATAAAACCTTCTTCCACTCAAGTTTACCTTCTTCTCAATGCCTTCATTCCCTTTATCACCTCACTTGCAGCACTTGTCCCAATTCTTCGACAACCCCCTGTCAATCCCCTGCCTTCTGATGCCATCAAACACGAACAACTCATATTCGTTGTACTCAATTTCCTAGCTGTAATCACTGGCCTCTATCTTCTCTTCGTACATTCAACTGATTCATCAACGGCTCGTGTAATTTTTGCTGGTGCCATTTTACTACTTGTCCTTCCGTTGGGAATTCCAGGCATTATTTATGCACGGGATTGGTCTCACCATaagattttctctagttttaccCTTGAAGGATCCGGCTTCCTACTTGTTGATGCTGATGATCTTGAATTTCATAAGGAGCTAAGTCGCGAGAATAGCCAGATTACTGTAACGTCTTATGGTGATGGACCGACTCTGACTCTAAGCCTGACGAGGATCATTGGAGCTGGTGGGGCTAGTGATGAAGGGTGTTGTGGGAAAATAATTGGGAAGGATCAGTTGTTCATGCTTGGAGAAGAACACAAGGCAGGATTGCTGGTTAAAAGATTGGATTTTTGGCTATATTATCTTGCATACTTTTGTGGAGGAACAATTGGGCTTGTGTATAGTAACAATCTTGGCCAAATTGCACAATCACTTGGACATAGTTCAATGACTTCCACACTTATCACATTATACTCATCCTTCTCCTTCTTTGGCCGCTTGCTCTCTGCAGCTCCAGATTTCATCAGACC GAAGCTGTATTTTGCGAGGACCGGTTGGCTAGCAATTGCATTAATTCCAACACCAATAGCATTCTTTTTGGTAGCAGCAAGTGGAAAAGAGGTAGCACTCCAAGCAGGAACAGCTGTTATTGGATTGAGTTCAGGATTCATATTTGCAGCAGCAGTGTCAATAACATCAGAACTCTTTGGACCAAAGAGTGTTGGAGTCAACCACAACATTCTCATCACAAACATCCCTATTGGATCACTTGTCTATGGCTTCCTTGCTGCTCTCATTTATGATAATAATGCCACTTTTTCTATACAGATGATGACTGATTCAGCAGTTTGTATGGGGAGGAAATGCTACTTGTCAACTTTTCTCTGGTGGGgttgtcttgcccttctaggaCTCGTTTCGAGTGTGTTGTTGTTCTTAAGAACTAGGACTGCTTATGATCGATTTGAGCAAAATCGTAGAACAAATTTGTTGGATTGA
- the LOC132635499 gene encoding uncharacterized protein LOC132635499: MSNRMALNKPKKSLSLKSSLCTTLFFIVLFTIPALLLLHTPTNSICTNTSSKIKSWSGDLRDAEFSWNRLKFNDKNPPLKTLKIAVFSRKWPISASPGGMERHAYTLHMAMARRGHKVHVFTSPPLEHDTQTTSHMIDDISVQSPNLSPIIHWHEGEPGKWRYNNAWEQYEEENEREPFDVIHSESVALPYRLAQSLSNLVVSWHGIALESVQSTIFQDLARNPNEIITQAFSQSLQGMIPKVLNEIRFFHNYAHHVAISDSCGEMLRDIYQIPRKRVHVIVNGVDEEEFCEDSRLGHDFVSKIGVPQNASIVLGVAGRLVKDKGHPLLHEAFSQLKQKYPNVYLIVAGSGPWLQRYKDLGPQVIVLGSMNPSELKAFYNSIDIFVNPTLRPQGLDLTLMEAMMSGKPVMASRFPSIKGTIIVDDEYGFMFTPNVESLVEALEKVVEEGREKLARRGKACREYAASMFTAKKMALAYERLFLCIKNETFCTYH; the protein is encoded by the coding sequence ATGTCAAACAGAATGGCCTTAAACAAGCCTAAAAAATCTCTTTCTCTAAAATCCAGCCTTTGCACCACCCTCTTTTTCATTGTTCTTTTCACCATTCCAGCTCTTCTCCTCCTCCATACCCCTACTAACTCCATTTGCACCAACACTTCTTCTAAAATCAAGTCTTGGTCCGGTGATCTACGTGATGCTGAGTTTTCATGGAACCGTTTGAAGTTCAACGATAAAAATCCCCCGCTGAAAACTCTAAAAATCGCGGTCTTTTCTAGGAAATGGCCTATAAGTGCCTCCCCTGGTGGCATGGAGCGCCATGCCTATACGTTGCACATGGCTATGGCACGTCGTGGCCACAAAGTACATGTCTTCACTTCACCTCCTCTAGAGCATGATACTCAAACTACATCACATATGATCGATGATATTTCTGTGCAAAGTCCAAATCTTTCACCAATTATTCATTGGCATGAGGGTGAGCCAGGGAAATGGCGTTACAATAACGCTTGGGAGCaatatgaagaggaaaatgaAAGAGAACCATTTGATGTTATTCACTCAGAAAGTGTGGCATTGCCTTATCGACTAGCTCAAAGCCTTTCGAATCTCGTGGTATCTTGGCATGGAATAGCTCTGGAGAGTGTACAATCAACAATCTTCCAAGATTTAGCAAGAAACCCTAATGAGATTATTACTCAAGCTTTCAGCCAAAGCCTACAAGGAATGATACCAAAGGTGCTAAATGAAATTAGATTTTTTCATAACTATGCACACCATGTAGCCATAAGTGATAGTTGTGGAGAAATGCTTAGAGATATCTACCAAATTCCAAGAAAAAGAGTCCATGTGATTGTCAATGGAGTGGATGAAGAGGAATTTTGTGAAGATTCAAGACTAGGCCATGATTTTGTGTCCAAAATAGGTGTGCCACAAAATGCAAGCATAGTACTTGGTGTAGCTGGAAGATTAGTAAAGGATAAAGGTCATCCTTTACTTCATGAAGCATTTTCACAACTCAAACAAAAATACCCTAATGTTTACTTAATAGTTGCTGGCTCTGGACCATGGTTACAAAGGTACAAAGATTTAGGACCTCAAGTTATAGTCTTAGGTTCAATGAATCCATCTGAGTTAAAAGCATTCTATAACTCAATAGACATTTTTGTGAACCCTACACTTAGACCCCAAGGCCTTGATCTTACATTAATGGAGGCAATGATGAGTGGGAAACCAGTCATGGCTTCAAGGTTTCCTAGTATAAAGGGGACAATTATTGTGGATGATGAATATGGATTTATGTTCACTCCAAATGTGGAGTCATTGGTAGAAGCACTTGAAAAAGTAGTTGAAGAAGGAAGGGAGAAATTAGCAAGAAGAGGAAAGGCTTGTAGGGAATATGCAGCTTCTATGTTTACTGCAAAGAAGATGGCTTTGGCTTATGAGAGATTGTTCCTTTGCATTAAGAATGAAACGTTTTGTACCTACCATTAA
- the LOC132637257 gene encoding uncharacterized protein LOC132637257 gives MVFESKSGLHINMLKINIYPVNEVPNLEELADILSYNIGSLPTTYLGLPLGAKFKSIDIWNSVIERMEKRLATWQIQYLSLGGRLTLINSVLDSIPTYIMSLFPMPRVTLPKSQGGLWIRNLKLHNKSLLIKWLWRFSQPEAGYWKDIIVAKYDAQNHWYPKRSREPHGVGVWKHICSLLDEFTQKVSFKAGNGHNVKFWKDLWLGNTTLKASFPKLFQIAC, from the exons ATGGTTTTTGAGTCTAAATCTGGCTTACATATCAATATGCTAAAAATCAACATTTATCCAGTAAATGAAGTCCCCAATTTAGAAGAGTTAGCAGATATCCTTAGCTACAATATTGGTTCTCTCCCCACTACCTACTTGGGTCTACCATTAGGTGCTAAATTCAAATCAATTGATATATGGAACAGTGTTATTGAAAGAATGGAGAAGAGGCTTGCAACATGGCAAATTCAATATCTGTCTTTAGGTGGCAGACTAACTTTAATCAACAGTGTCCTTGATAGCATCCCCACCTATATTATGTCTCTATTTCCTATGCCAA GAGTGACTCTTCCTAAATCTCAGGGAGGCTTGTGGATCAGAAATTTGAAGCTTCATAACAAAAGCTTACTAATAAAATGGCTATGGAGGTTTAGCCAACCTGAGGCAGGTTACTGGAAGGACATCATTGTTGCCAAATATGATGCCCAAAACCACTGGTACCCCAAAAGAAGCAGGGAACCACATGGAGTTGgggtctggaaacacatctgtaGCCTACTTGATGAATTTACTCAGAAGGTTTCCTTCAAAGCTGGCAATGGACATAATGTCAAATTTTGGAAAGACTTGTGGCTTGGGAACACTACATTGAAAGCTTCCTTCCCAAAGCTTTTTCAGATAGCTTGCTAG